A segment of the Anthonomus grandis grandis chromosome 11, icAntGran1.3, whole genome shotgun sequence genome:
cagagatctattagaatctttgatgtgtcgcagatgccgcactaactagtccgtgcgcctatgtcatatttattgttgcatgatatatatgtttaaatggcaaaattttatattgcctatctataaaatcattttaaatataagtataaccccatgttttatactattttttatttttcttttgaaaatgtcaatttttagaaagaaaataatatcacaagaaaataatatagaaaattgaccgcggactaaaatccaagcatcttacaaaatactttaaacacttccagcactcacagacttgtcacctctttttagccagtctattaaacaaagataaaacacctgcgttctggcgattcctactttatgctgtgcaagtgattgtgtatctctctctatcccacagattttaagaattacgaggccgtacccaaataaatttttgggcagtttttgtattactttcgacgtgtttttaaagagatctttaaggatgggtctatcgcctttaaaatagttgttggatgggtctatcacctttaatagttgggagggggccatgtgaggttattatttgatgtgttttgccggttatgctttttacacgtttatgaaagtaaagaatttagaatttggcctgtattcgtctaaattttttgcagtttttactgtgaggaagtgtgtttctttatttgtgtttgtggatttgttttggtattatacctaaagaccttaaactgtttcgaccctgggaaaataggcaggaaaatgtggcaaatgaagaggaaagtgtttgtgcgggcttatggagaccgtgggtgtacaagaaagacaataacatttgtgataaaaacaataagagtgatctggacagtgatttagactgacatagttctgatagttcgttttctagtattgaggaagcaaaaagaagcaagggaagtagaagctacagaggaaatcaagcagttttaaaacgtaattgtttaagtacatacgccaaatttatctaaatatctataacaatctaaggaatgattctcagttcacaaatgattgtagtgctttacaaaaaacagcgtttttaacaggggttccctatagtacaatatgcctgtaaaaaaaaggattaaagacagaataaaaaaggaagatgcaggacaatcaaagggacttgacacggatattgccaaattgctaaggaaagctgtgtattctaaatacaaaaacaatgaggttctgaccatagagacatcttatcggcaagggacaaacatttctcagtctcaaccttgcggagatacctgataaaacttggatttaagcttaagatggttaacaaaagagctgctataatggaattgtcaggtggtgtaaagaatatttgaggaaaattaaaaaaaatttgggaggaagaaagatccatatattatttaaccgaaacatgatatgatacatttatgattgatgtatgatttccattctctgggaaaaaagtcccttttttgccatagtaagaaaaccatatttttattaataaaacaagtttaaaattttgttttttacagcttactgcccctgtttgtccttcagtgacacaataaagactgcttcttccaccattctctggaaaatctcttttttgatatggtaagaaaaacactatttttaataagaaaacaagcctaaaattttgtgtttttacagcttactgcccctgttgtccttcagtgacacaataaagactgcttcttcctccattctctggtaaaaacccttttttgctatggtaagaaaaacactgtttttaataagaaaacaagtctaaaattttgttttttacagcttactacccctgctgtccttcagcgacacaatgaagactgcttcttcctccattctctggaaaaaaagtctcttttttgccatagtaagaaaatcctatttttattaattaaacaagtttaaagttttgtttttttcagcttactgcccctgtttgtccttcagcgacacaataaagtatatataatgtaatgctttagtatccatatgctgatgtgcgagatgaagttggaatccatggcggcaacagagaaactgtttccttccttaatggaagaaactgctaaagaacaatggcaaaaaaacagaatttaaaaaattgtattaactttttgggccagattcaaaagagtgggtaaatttataaaagtatttagtatcctcactgtagttttaggatccagtatacttaaaatgtagtgttttgtataagatttttagtttttagtataagcatttatttttgttaatttttatctagtatctcctaatatgcataatagctaaatacgaggcaaacaataattattaaatattacattcaggatgtaaagtgtgtttttgtttataagtaaaacttttgtcttttacacgcataagatatagacagctagatgatttttaatgtgaaagtttattttaaaaaatatatttccaattttctgactacataattactttttatcaaaagaagttggtactaaatatagagttGGGGGTTTTcatgaatatattattataataatatatcataatatgtattaattaaaaaaaaaactataataaaggacattgaatatggcagccacaatCCCCAATAATAATCACCACCTTGTAAAATtaaatctcaattcccaaaaaaaggaaatatataaaatttgaagacaaaccaaaaaattttacacttttgtgtcaaaaagtaactatttaatgtacaggtgctctagaaagctaaagatagtgtcatttgtgctcacagactcacgaaagccaaactgctgaagactcaataggccaaacctatttaaaaatgaaaccatcctcaccttaacgagccgttccactatcttggctaaagtaggcaataacgctataggtctaaagttagaaggacagtcgcgatcgccacccttgtaaagaggaacaatcattgctctttttaagcactctgggaaaactccagacataaatgaaaagttaattgactcgaccaagacttgcaaagcaacaaaaggtaaaacagaaaatattttaagagaaagcccatcccaacctgatgaactcttattcttaatattaaccattaactgtttaagctcttctacacttgtgggggcaaaaaagaaagattcggctactaccacattgctgagatagctcctgggatctattttttgtgagagattgactgcaaggttactagcaatatcacagtagaaggaattgaggacattggaatctaaggtacttggaataaccaagacattatttttgccccttagctcatttaaaatcttccaagactcttttgctctgttggaggaattatttatcctcctttgaaagtaggtccacttagccattctgattgagtttctgtaaatcttgcaggatctgttataataatttaaaaatgttgcattgttcatagcgtatttcctaatgtaaaaaagggagcgcatttttttcccagatactcgtaaacccttagtataccaaggttttctatttcgtttcttaatattgacaacaggaaaagcagtgttaaaattgtgtaatactatttgatgaaagctatgcagtgggttaacagtagtcagtagtcaatacattattccaacttgacatattgcaaagcaaagagacttgacttgttataagggactgatggcgctaaaaactataCTCATGAAATTagaatttttggttaaactcatttaacgtacttaaatcttatatttaaattaattattatcttgctatcaactatcctgaatttctaagtTAATAAAACTAGACCCAAAAATCCCGactaataaagttttaaatacaaataaattttaaggccggacctgtgcaacttttcacgcttgagttgCTGTGACTAGGGTCAGgcatttaacaaaatagtacgtgggcgcatgtagtcaaattttacgaatcaaatgtataaattctttaaaaaatgcttaaaacatttatttatttaatgaaatgattaaatatcgcttagaatattactttatgactctttccacataaaattttgcaatttaaacatgcatgtcgtgtgacaatacaagcaacaccggcacacggactatttgcggtacatcaaagattctaatagatctctgaactgaactatatcaTCTCCAGGTAAGGAataatctaattaattaaagtaaatattttgctaTATTATGTGGTCGTGGaatataatttgtaatatttataatgatGTTTTATATTACTgaatttgaaacaaaattttaggtCGACTCATAGTTGTACATGCAGGTTCTGAACAtggctttattaaaaatgcctgtTTAATATTCAAAGCTGGACTTGCTACGGGTGATTATCATGGACAGAtgaatagggaaaattttactCGATGGCTTGCTGAAAAACTTCTTCCTAACATTCCTGCCAACTCGGTTATTGTCTTGGATAATGCTCCCTATCATTCTGTTTAGGAAGATAAGACTCCAACCAAATTAGCTCTATAACAAGATATAGTGAATTGGCTTACAAAGAaaggttattaattaaattgatattttggtATATGCAGCAtgttttgtacaaaatataataaaataagtcttaatTTGTAGTCAAATAAGtctaactttaatttaaatattgaggtATGGGTCCTGAgaaaaaatactatattttagacattttatgTAACAACTTTacgatataaatatttcttacaggcatatATCATAACCCAAAAGCCTGGAAAGTCGATCTCTTTGATCTTGTTGTCCTCCATAGAGCCCCCActgatcaaaaaaattatgtgattgATAGGATTATCAAGTCACATGGACATACCCCACTTAGGACACCACCTTATATGTgtgaactaaatcctatagaattGGCATAGGCAAAGGTTAAATATATCATAAGAAGTAGAAATATCACGGGAAATTTTTCCTTAacaaccttaaaacaaattattgaggaagcaattttattaatttccaggGAAGATTGACAAACATTTTCCCAACATGTTAGAGGTGTTGAAGATAAATTTTGGGAAACAGATGAGATTATGGAGGAAATTGAACTCATTATAATTACTTTGTCCGCTAGTGATGACGATACCGACGACAGTGACGATGGTGACGATGATATAAGTGAAGAGGAAGATGATTttgagaataaataaaattgaatcataaacagtgtattttttcttagttttttttgtttcaactcattgaaacgaaaaaaaaactaagaaaaaaagttgaggggttgataatatcaaattaatttGCTCCCTAGACAGCATTAGCGAAAAAAACGAAGGTGGCTATTTCGCATtggatcaccctgtatatcatgaTCTCAAAATacctatatgtattttaaaatacatacatcaaatacaaaaaaaaataataaaattttacgaaattatttttttaactttcaatactttatttttatattatttataccatGTTTTATTTACGGCGGCGTTCCCCTTACCGATGCGCCGTAGCCGCAGAAAGAATAGCCAGACAGTAGGTCAGATCCGTAAAAAATTGTAGAAGAAATAATGATAATTCTTGTATTCTAAATTATGGAATGCACTGCTACCAGACACTAGTGAGATAAGTCTAAGTACAATAGACTACTTACCTCGTAACTCATCAAGAGACTTTTCTTCTCCCCCAATGTCTTTTGGAAGTATGgatttatcataaattttaaaaagtccttCAGTACCGTTCATAATATgcatctaaataaaaaacaagaaataattataagattaatttgaaataaatatttcttaccCTATCTGCTACTAACTTTGGCAAAAATGgcttaaaaactgtattaacTAAAGTTTCTAAACTGgcataaaaattgattaaatagaCTGCTGCCACTCTGTTGGCGTAAACtttctacaaaaaataattataatcaacatagaaacataatttaaattttacctcCACACAGGTTCccagtttttttataatcatgGGATTGAATCTGGAAATGTGCCCCAGTTTAACAGGTTCGCAGTCAATAAtcaacgaaaaataaaaagatttgtCTTCTTGAAGATAAATTTCGATTATTTGAATCAACTGAATCACGAAATCTTCATGGTGAAAATCTTCTGGTTTATACCTTGGGTCAAATTTGCAATAAACCACCCTGTGGGCTTCCTTTGAAGGTTTTGGAAGGGGaaaaaaatagctgaaataTCATATTAGGGTCATAATgttattcttataataaaattcaagtTTTCTTACCAAACTTGTTGGgctttttgcattttgggagaAAATGGATGTTCTTGATAAATATCGGGCATAAGATTTCTTATGGTATAGTACATGTCTATTTTTCTTTTCGCTTTTTCAATACTGAATTTACAAGCTACTATCGAAAATAATAGACCATTCTCAgctaaaaaagaatattataacTCTAATGAAAAAAGggtatttagtatattttttattattttgtcaatACGTCAAGCGATATTCATcggaattaattattaaaattatccaatttttttgaaaaaaaaaatttagttacattGCGCATGAGTTCCAACCGGTTATTAACTAGAATTCTActaataatctatttttttctaattaattaaaatttaataaataggtTATTACAAAGTGCGGCTTTTAATTGTACCCCTCActattatcttttaaatgcatttatataaaaatttaaaattaggtacACATCATTAGCcacctaaatactattttttggtacctagctcattttgcaaaacttcaaaacgGAGGCTGcacgccattttgaaaaaaaatattcagttattACTtttacccatagcaaaatggcagtctttcaaaatcttatttttcgcatttttatttattttaattttttttactacacCTGTTCAGGTGTAATGTATTGTTatttgtggatttttttttgttaaggtcGTTAATTTCGCCATTCTAGTAAATGAAAgatattaagttaatttttgagGACCCTGTATAATGCTGAGTAAATTGGTCTATGAAAAGTAAATCATGATGGTCTCTTagtgatgtttaaaatttgagccttttaagaaattaaatggTTGAGTTAGTTATCAATATCAATTAGTTATCAAAACTAGCAATCCCctggtttttaacaaaaaagacgcaaatttttttttctcgaaaaccgctaaagataggtatagggatgtattaataaaaaatacttaagtcGAAACAGGGAatgaaaatatctaaaaatatatatggtattccatttaaaatatcaaaggtgttgctatttttctatataagcggcaacgctgcagtactaaaaatcttttagatCAATAGAACATTGTCTGTTACTATGGctaccaaattttcagaaaGATACTAGGTTCCGTTTTCTATATACGTGTATTCCTAACGTGCCATCAGTCGTCAATTACCCTGTATAAAACCCAAGCAACAACACACGGTAGTGAAATAAgcgttaattttttatttacaccaggtgtaaatttttggatgaacttcaactataaatgtgtagtatggtatattgtatactattcAAAGATGTTTACAAAATGCGTTTAATGAAATGAGCTTCTAAGCAAATATACTTACTACCAACAAAACGTTGAATATTACATATATGAATAATATCCAGGGCGATTCTTTaacaaaaagtaagaaaaaaaaattatgatttcttaacattttactttgaaaaaaaaaattacgaatgGTGTCCATAAGGgatttattgtataatattatttaatttaaaaaaagtacgcatctttctaaaatatatttaattttttaaattcttgttcAGTTTTGAGCAGCtttgtatttttgatttttttttatttgtatatcttatttagTATAATTATGGTCTTTCATATAAGTACATACTATTACATTTCCTATGTTTCTCTAGATTTCCCTGTGTATGATATTCtattattacactataagatatatacgtatatgaaaattaagtatatcgtATGTTACACAATGGCATATATATATGATATCGCagtcattttatcacatatttgaggtgtactaatcgagtttaaaaaataggtatgtAAATCTTCAATTCTTCAACACTTAttgacttatcttaaaaaactaaatttccactaaattttaacagaaaaaatgaTACAACTACTGTAATTTTCATAGCAATACGCCTTgctttcaataaataaaataggatttttttcacATTATGCGAGAAAAGTagagatacaaaaactatagatttttggttacctataatttttttaaaaagcatttttctctcaggcaattattatatgaagaaaaaacttttttcgtTACCCCACCCACTCTACACAACGTACCAGTAagaaaaggtttttaaaaatcattgttttttaaaataatacgtaTGAATAACAGCAGGTTTTctcgttaatatttaatataataatacagtttgtttatttaaatttgatattattatatatctgtatatttataaataattaatacaaaaacattgccattatattggatattatggacgaaaaacaatcatttttaaaaggATTTCTTACTGGCAAATATTTTGGGTGGGTTGAGGGGGAAAgagggggggtaagggttgtgttgatgaaaaacaatgtttttgcagaaaatatatatgctatatttattttaataacactatctctttaaaagtaatataattttctatataaaaatttcgTATAAAAATAGCATTATTAGAttatacagggtcctgcaacagtgcgtcggtcttccataaagcctaagaaaaataaggttaaaaatttctaacctcttaaaaaaatgttgggacCTGGGACTGGGATAGCGcatatctgaaaaatattttgaagtatacagagtgcttcaaaaaagtagggcgatataagaagaatttttttaaaatggaatgccattttttttattttatttttaagaccgccttAGGCTATTTAGTATATGAgctaaatatggctgctttgtgatgcgcagtttgactgcaataattttttttattaaaaaaatctaaaaatcattacatcatttaatttcatcttgatactagaaatgtcaatttaatgtcaatattggacttaattggGACTCTAGAATAACAgagaattactttgacttaaattgtttccttctgtcatatacagggtgttcgtagttagcaatcatattttacgaatttcaaagctccatttctcgcttttttttaatggaacaccctgtatattttttatccatttaatgaagatttaatacatgaacattttttattatataaacatattagctatctttagtcgtttttaaaatattcacgataataattaaacaagcatattaaaaatatttatcattttattattattattatattaagtattcaatatgtcctccgttttgttcaaaacataaattaatacgttcCTGAAAACTTCTTTCTACTTCATGTAGCATTTGTGGAGTTACTTGAGCAAACACATTCCGTATTCTCTGCTCCATATCTACTTCCGTCGTAGGtggatttttataaacaatttcttttacaaaaccccataaaaaaaatctaaatttgttaGGTCAGGTGATCTGGCTGGCCAATTAATAGGTCCATTCCTTCCaatccatttttcttcaaatgttacatttaaatattcagtgacatttcgagaaaaatgtggaggagttccgtcctgttgaaaccacattcgGTTTCTAGTAATTAATGGAACATTTGCAAGTAATCTAGGCAGTTCATTTTGTAGAAATTgaaggtacatttctccattgagataaccattaaaaaaatagggaccgataatggtgcttccaataattccaccccacacatttaatgACCACCTATGCTGGTAGTCGAT
Coding sequences within it:
- the LOC126742388 gene encoding retinol-binding protein pinta-like: MPSYWEVNEENFYNQVYKEMGKTKSEIFEYVEILKKWASEQPHFPEVPPENGLLFSIVACKFSIEKAKRKIDMYYTIRNLMPDIYQEHPFSPKMQKAQQVCYFFPLPKPSKEAHRVVYCKFDPRYKPEDFHHEDFVIQLIQIIEIYLQEDKSFYFSLIIDCEPVKLGHISRFNPMIIKKLGTCVEKVYANRVAAVYLINFYASLETLVNTVFKPFLPKLVADRMHIMNGTEGLFKIYDKSILPKDIGGEEKSLDELREGWIEKLREWKPRFDKIQYMKVDESKRPSKLENDDVLGYYGSFRQIGVD